The bacterium genome window below encodes:
- a CDS encoding FMN-binding glutamate synthase family protein, with amino-acid sequence MNLQQPNANDATQTSNRSRSVVPSSGLCSRCIDGCKGNCEVFKASFRGREVIYPGPFGEITAGGDKNYPVDYSHLNIQGYALGAKGLPKGVVGDPDTATFPAVNTETEYGWDIKVKMSVPIFTGALGSTEIARKNWEHFAVGAAISGVTLVCGENVCGIDPELELDSNHKIKKAPDMDRRIETYKRYHKGYGEILVQMNVEDTRLGVAEYVHSKHGLETIELKWGQGAKCIGGEIKVRSLERALELKKRGYIVTPDPSDPVIQQAFHDTAIKEFERHSRLGFIDEESFYKEVERLRNIGFKRITLKTGAYGLRELAMAIKWSSKAKIDLLTIDGASGGTGMSPWRMMEEWGMPSLYLHAASYEFCKKLADKGEKVPDIAFAGGFSSEDGVFKALALGAPFTKAVCMGRALMIPGMVGKNIAKWIEEEDIPKTVHEYGTTVEKIFVCYEEVANLLGKDEMKNLPLGALGIYSYSQKIKVGLQQIMAGARCFNINAITRDELMSLTEECTKVTGIPYLMDAYREEAEKILAGGVS; translated from the coding sequence ATGAATTTACAACAACCAAATGCGAATGATGCAACTCAAACATCAAATCGCTCAAGGAGTGTAGTGCCATCTAGTGGGCTATGTAGTAGATGTATAGATGGCTGCAAGGGAAACTGCGAGGTATTCAAAGCAAGCTTTCGCGGTAGAGAGGTTATCTATCCAGGGCCATTTGGCGAGATAACCGCAGGTGGTGACAAAAACTATCCTGTTGATTACTCACATCTTAATATTCAAGGATATGCTTTGGGTGCTAAAGGGCTACCAAAAGGAGTAGTTGGAGATCCAGATACAGCTACCTTTCCAGCGGTAAATACAGAGACCGAATATGGTTGGGATATTAAGGTTAAAATGTCTGTGCCTATCTTTACAGGAGCACTTGGCTCTACTGAGATTGCTCGCAAAAATTGGGAACACTTTGCTGTTGGTGCAGCAATAAGTGGCGTTACCTTAGTCTGTGGAGAAAATGTCTGCGGAATTGACCCTGAGCTAGAACTTGACTCTAACCACAAGATTAAAAAAGCACCTGATATGGATAGACGCATTGAAACCTACAAGCGCTATCATAAAGGATATGGCGAGATATTAGTTCAGATGAATGTGGAGGATACCCGCTTAGGCGTAGCTGAGTATGTCCATAGCAAGCATGGATTAGAGACAATTGAGCTTAAATGGGGGCAGGGTGCAAAGTGTATTGGTGGAGAGATTAAGGTAAGGTCTTTAGAAAGGGCATTAGAATTGAAAAAGAGGGGCTATATTGTAACCCCTGACCCATCAGACCCTGTAATTCAGCAAGCCTTCCATGATACTGCCATCAAAGAATTTGAGCGTCATAGCAGGCTTGGGTTTATTGATGAAGAGAGTTTTTATAAAGAGGTTGAAAGGCTTCGCAATATTGGTTTTAAGAGAATAACCCTAAAGACAGGTGCTTATGGCTTGCGAGAATTGGCTATGGCTATTAAGTGGTCGTCAAAGGCAAAGATTGACCTTCTCACGATTGATGGTGCAAGTGGTGGAACAGGAATGAGCCCCTGGCGGATGATGGAGGAATGGGGTATGCCTTCCCTTTATTTACATGCAGCTTCCTATGAATTCTGCAAGAAGTTAGCTGATAAAGGCGAAAAAGTGCCAGATATTGCCTTTGCCGGCGGATTTTCCAGTGAAGATGGCGTTTTTAAAGCATTGGCTCTGGGTGCTCCATTTACAAAGGCGGTCTGCATGGGAAGGGCATTGATGATACCAGGAATGGTGGGCAAGAATATTGCCAAATGGATAGAGGAGGAGGATATACCCAAGACAGTTCATGAATACGGGACAACCGTTGAGAAAATCTTCGTCTGCTACGAAGAGGTAGCTAATCTGCTTGGCAAGGATGAGATGAAAAATCTTCCTTTAGGTGCACTTGGCATTTACAGCTATTCACAAAAGATTAAGGTAGGGCTTCAGCAGATTATGGCAGGAGCACGCTGCTTCAACATCAATGCCATTACCAGAGATGAGCTGATGTCATTGACGGAAGAATGCACTAAGGTTACCGGTATCCCTTATTTAATGGATGCTTACCGAGAAGAGGCAGAAAAGATATTAGCGGGGGGGGTTAGTTGA